The Nitratidesulfovibrio sp. SRB-5 genome includes a window with the following:
- the thiF gene encoding sulfur carrier protein ThiS adenylyltransferase ThiF: MSILSDGLARYLEHDHLERLAAARVGIAGAGGLGSNCAAMLVRSGLRRLVVADRDVVEPSNLNRQQYQPFHLGKSKVDALAESLRVIEPRLVVTARRVDLTPTNVADVFAGCDILVEALDDPEAKRMFVEAALEMGAFVVSASGMGGWGGPAMQMRRMGDRMVLVGDFTSEVGHDLPPLAPRVTMAAAMQADAVLHHILGPCPGFV; the protein is encoded by the coding sequence GTGAGCATTCTTTCCGATGGTCTCGCCCGGTATCTCGAACATGACCACCTTGAACGCCTGGCCGCGGCCCGCGTGGGCATTGCCGGGGCAGGGGGCCTGGGCTCCAACTGCGCCGCCATGCTGGTGCGCAGCGGCCTGCGCCGTCTGGTGGTGGCCGACCGCGACGTGGTCGAACCCTCAAATCTCAATCGCCAGCAGTACCAGCCGTTCCATCTCGGCAAGTCCAAGGTGGACGCGCTTGCCGAAAGCCTGCGCGTCATAGAGCCGCGTCTGGTGGTCACCGCCCGGCGTGTGGACCTGACCCCCACCAACGTGGCCGACGTGTTCGCGGGCTGCGACATCCTGGTGGAAGCCCTGGACGACCCGGAGGCCAAGCGCATGTTCGTGGAGGCCGCGCTGGAAATGGGCGCCTTCGTGGTGTCCGCCTCCGGCATGGGCGGCTGGGGCGGCCCGGCCATGCAGATGCGCCGCATGGGCGACCGCATGGTGCTGGTGGGCGACTTCACCAGCGAGGTGGGCCACGACCTGCCCCCGCTGGCCCCGCGCGTGACCATGGCGGCGGCCATGCAGGCGGATGCGGTACTGCACCACATACTCGGCCCCTGCCCCGGTTTTGTGTAA